In one Nitrososphaerota archaeon genomic region, the following are encoded:
- a CDS encoding TFIIB-type zinc ribbon-containing protein, producing MEKEKFLGKRCPQCGSKYLIEDSRTGEISCQSCGYVLSEIAIDQGPEWREFEESEKSRSRVGPPQSIMYEHLGLSTTISKDLKDAQGKALPKETRKHLSELRKADYRSQINIAQKRNLEQAANVLRIYADKLNLPDYVIEGAMQIYKEALKKDLIRGRAIRNIIAAATYAACRISGTPRDLREFEKAYPIVTKKDIARDYRLLMKYLNLKVQLTDPTIYVNKIASKLGLGQNIIQETMKILNKAEEIGATIGKDPVGIAAAALYLACRENNIDIMQKDVAKASGVTLVTIRNRSKDLEDYMKSIPKEKEVKEEVTSVAES from the coding sequence ATGGAAAAAGAAAAATTTTTGGGGAAAAGATGCCCGCAATGTGGGAGTAAGTATTTAATAGAAGATAGTAGAACAGGAGAAATTTCTTGTCAATCTTGTGGATATGTATTATCAGAAATTGCTATAGATCAAGGTCCTGAATGGAGAGAATTTGAAGAAAGTGAAAAAAGTAGAAGTCGTGTTGGCCCTCCACAATCAATTATGTATGAACATTTAGGCTTATCAACTACTATTTCTAAAGATTTAAAAGATGCTCAAGGAAAAGCTCTTCCAAAAGAGACTAGAAAACATTTAAGTGAATTAAGAAAAGCTGATTATAGGTCTCAAATAAATATTGCTCAAAAAAGAAATCTTGAACAAGCAGCAAATGTTTTAAGAATATATGCAGATAAACTTAATTTACCGGATTATGTTATTGAGGGGGCTATGCAAATTTATAAAGAAGCATTAAAAAAGGACCTTATACGTGGAAGAGCTATTAGAAATATTATAGCTGCAGCAACTTATGCTGCTTGTAGAATTTCTGGAACTCCAAGGGATTTAAGAGAATTTGAAAAAGCTTATCCAATTGTTACTAAAAAAGATATTGCAAGAGATTATAGATTATTAATGAAATATCTTAATCTTAAAGTTCAATTAACAGATCCAACTATATATGTTAATAAAATTGCTTCAAAACTTGGCTTAGGTCAAAATATTATTCAAGAAACAATGAAAATATTGAATAAAGCTGAAGAAATTGGAGCAACAATAGGTAAAGATCCTGTAGGAATTGCAGCTGCAGCATTATATTTAGCATGTAGAGAAAATAATATAGATATCATGCAAAAAGATGTTGCTAAAGCATCTGGAGTAACATTAGTTACTATTAGAAATAGGTCTAAAGATTTAGAAGATTATATGAAAAGCATTCCTAAAGAGAAGGAAGTAAAAGAAGAAGTAACATCTGTAGCAGAAAGTTAA
- a CDS encoding stage II sporulation protein M, which produces MLGSAVEVLKEAIIVITLIFSLSQLATTNILNEIANALIVNDFSTLFSLLSSIIPIIIFAVIIAAVIFFLASIIAGGFLNSAEYGSYFNLLRNGTLSISNVLEEMKIRWTRMAWTVLIVEIVKYGPISLVLVWIFFDVLNLSTMGLDQLQHSLFIIDKLFLWLGFILLALIFTLIFIVLTLYAYPAAINGFYGFASIKKSIMVCKELPIDTLAYCILRVLSLILIGVISLIASLLGIQLSSIITLALSFIVIPIFHIFKTSIFLKSQPNSIIVLYSINTSISKDIFSYILKTGLEKIKKGLYELINFLIKPKNILFHIFSIITFSFGILVGEWISHSGIRQIFYALGYVPGEMNPLFKITYGLPFLALDISFHNWQVSLATALSGIIFIVPVLTTLFFNGFILGVSIDIIQNLTLFMTAIIPHGIIELPAFIISGSVGLKLGFGFLKALKQGNLSSNIEFHQALKRTIYIMLGLIPLFIIAGIIETFITPYIMRMYGWK; this is translated from the coding sequence ATGTTGGGTAGTGCTGTTGAAGTTTTAAAAGAAGCCATAATAGTCATTACTCTTATATTTTCCCTATCTCAACTTGCTACAACAAATATTCTAAACGAAATTGCGAATGCACTTATAGTCAATGATTTCTCAACATTATTTTCATTGCTCTCTTCAATTATTCCGATAATTATATTTGCTGTTATTATAGCAGCAGTTATATTCTTTTTAGCTTCCATTATAGCTGGTGGTTTCCTAAATTCTGCCGAATATGGTTCTTATTTTAACTTATTGCGTAATGGCACACTTTCAATATCAAATGTGTTAGAAGAAATGAAAATAAGATGGACTAGAATGGCTTGGACAGTATTAATAGTTGAAATCGTAAAATACGGGCCAATATCTTTAGTTCTTGTTTGGATATTTTTTGACGTTCTAAATTTATCAACTATGGGTTTAGACCAATTGCAGCATTCACTATTTATTATTGATAAGCTCTTTTTATGGTTAGGTTTCATTTTACTTGCATTAATTTTTACATTAATTTTTATAGTACTAACTCTTTATGCTTATCCTGCAGCTATAAATGGTTTTTATGGTTTTGCTTCAATAAAGAAAAGTATAATGGTATGTAAAGAACTTCCAATCGATACGCTAGCATATTGTATTTTAAGAGTTTTATCTTTAATATTAATAGGTGTTATTTCATTGATAGCAAGTCTACTTGGCATTCAGCTTTCATCAATTATAACGCTTGCCTTAAGTTTTATTGTAATTCCAATTTTCCATATATTTAAAACTTCGATTTTTCTTAAATCACAACCAAATTCTATTATTGTTTTATACTCTATTAATACTTCAATTTCAAAAGATATTTTTTCATATATTCTAAAAACAGGATTAGAAAAGATTAAGAAAGGATTATATGAACTTATCAATTTTCTCATCAAGCCCAAGAATATTTTATTCCATATTTTTTCAATAATTACTTTCTCTTTTGGGATACTCGTTGGAGAATGGATTTCGCACTCTGGAATTAGACAAATTTTTTACGCATTAGGATATGTACCAGGAGAAATGAACCCATTATTTAAAATCACATATGGTTTACCCTTTCTTGCTCTTGATATATCCTTTCATAATTGGCAAGTTTCACTAGCTACCGCTCTTTCTGGCATAATATTTATTGTTCCAGTCTTGACAACGCTTTTTTTTAATGGTTTCATCTTAGGAGTAAGTATAGATATTATTCAAAACTTAACTTTATTCATGACAGCGATAATTCCACATGGAATAATAGAACTCCCCGCTTTTATAATATCCGGCTCTGTTGGGTTAAAATTGGGATTCGGTTTTCTTAAAGCTTTAAAGCAAGGTAATTTAAGCTCTAACATAGAATTTCATCAAGCTTTAAAAAGAACAATTTACATAATGCTCGGTTTAATTCCATTGTTTATCATAGCAGGCATTATAGAAACATTTATCACGCCATATATAATGCGCATGTATGGTTGGAAATGA